From Acidobacteriota bacterium:
GCATCGAGGTAGAACGGCACGCCAGCCGCCCGGCACAGCTCGCTCGCGGCCCGGATGTTGGCCAGCGACACCGGCTGACCGCCGCCGGAGTTGTTCGTCACCGTGACGATGACGCACGCCACCTCGCCGGCCTCGCGGCGAAGGAGCTGGTCGAGCCGTTCCAGATCGATGTTGCCCTTGAACGGATGCTCTTCGGCCGGCTTCAGCGCCTCCGGCACCGGAAGGTCGACACAACGGGCGCCGAGATATTCGGCGTTGGCGCGCGTCGTGTCGAAGAGAGTGTTGCTGGCGACGATCCGGTCCTTGACACCGAGGCAGGAGAAGAGGATCCGCTCGGCGGCCCTGCCCTGGTGCGTCGGGATGACGTGCTTGAAGCCGGTGAGGCGGACCACACGATCGCGGAACCGGTACCACGACCGCGCGCCGGCATAGGATTCGTCACCGCGCATCAGGGAGGCCCACTGCTCCGACGACATCGCCCCCGTGCCGGAATCCGTGAGCAGGTCGATGAGGATGTCTTCCGCCGGGATGCGGAAGAGGTTGTAGTCGGCGCGGCGGAGGATCTCCTCGCGCTCCGCGCGGGTCGTCATGCGGATCGGCTCGACGGCCTTGATCCGGAATGGCTCGATGATCGTCTTCATGGCGTGAGCCTCGTCTCGCGACCATCTTGCGAGGGGTGGGAGGCAAGAGGTTACCGGGGGGCAAGCCCGCCGGCTACCCCTCCGGGAAATCCTCGTCCGAGCCGGAAAACCCCTTCCCGGCGCGACGTCCCGACACCGCACCGCCCCGCCCTGCGCCGCGAACGCGATCCCTCCGCCCTTCCGCGCGGCCGATCCGCTGGACGCCACCCGTGGCGGGAGGGCCCCGCCAACGCCGCTCCGGGGACCCGCTGCGGAACGGCGGTTGCCGTCAGACGGCCTCGGCGAGGTAGGCGACGTCTTCCCGGCCGAGCTTGCGATAGCGGAAGCCGCCCCAGATCGCCGCACCGATGGCTCCCGCGTAGATGCTGAGCGGGTGAGTCGCCACCTCTGGGGCCTTCTGCTTCCGCTTTTTGGCCCCCTCCTCGAGGGCGTCCCGGAGCGCTGCGATGAGCCCCTCGTCGCTCGCCAGCCCTCCGCTGACGAAGACCACCCCCTGCACGCCGAGCGCCTGGATCAGGCGAGCCATCCGTCCCGCCATGCTCTCGTGGATCCCGCGAAGGATGTCCGCCGTCGAGATCCCCCGGGAGACCATGTTGATCACATCCGTCTCCGCGAGCACGGCACAGATGGAGCTGACCTTCTCCGGCTTGCGCGCCGAGAGGGACAGCGGGCCGACCTCCGACTGGGACACACCCAGGTAGCGGGCGATGTTCTCGAGGAACTGCCCCGATCCCGAGGCGCACTGGCTGGTCATCTTGTACCCGATCACCCGCCCTCGCTCGTCCATCGCGACGGCCCGGGTGTGGAGGGCTCCCACGTCGAGAACCGCGCGCGCCCGCGGCTCGAGGTAGAGCGCCCCGCGCGCGTGCGTGGTCATACCGTAGAAGTGGCCGGTCGCGAACGGGGTGTCGTGCCCCTCGCCGGTGGTGGCGATGTAGTGGATTTTCTTCTCACCCGAGGCCGCCACCGCCGCGTCGAAGACCTCCCTCGTGACCACCGCCGGATCCCGCTTGCGGATCCGGGCGGACGCCTTGGCAAGAAGTTCCTGCTCGGTCTCGGAGGTCCGCATCACGACCGCCTTGACAGCTCCGCTACCGACGTCGATTCCTGCCGTGATCTCCATCAGTTCGCTACCTCGTGCGCGAAGAGCGCCGCGCCGTAAGCGCCCGTATAGATGCTGTCGGGCGAGACGTTCATCGAGATGTCGCCGTAGTTCTCGTGCACCAGTTCGCGGAGGGCGCGCACCGCCGCCTCGTTCTTTGCCACACCGCCCGTGAACGTGAACTCGTTGAACACCCCGCCGGACCGGGCGAGGAGGCTCATCGCCCGGACCACGATCGCCCGGTGCAGCCCCGCCAGGATGTCCTCCCGACGCTCCCCGAGGGAAAGCCGCTCGCGCAGCTCCGCTCCGGCGAACACGGTGCAAGTCGAATTGATCTTGACGCAGCGGTGGCACTTCGAGGCCAGCGGACCCAGCTCGTGGAGTCCGATGTTCATCTCGTCGGCGATGTAGCCGAGATAGCGCCCGCAGCCGGCGGCGCAGCGGTCGTTCATCTGGAAGCTGGTGACGATCCCGTTCTCGTCGACCTGGATCGCCTTCGTGTCCTGGCCGCCGATATCGAGCACCGTGCGCGTCCCCGGGAACATCGCGTGGGCGCCGAGGCCGTGGCAGAGGATCTCCGACCGGATCTGTTCCTTGGGGAACGGCAGCCGGGCGCGGCCGTAGCCGGTGCCCACCGACGCCGCCTCTTCGAGCTCCACCCTCGCGACCCGGTCGACGGCGCCCGCGATCTCCGGCGGGCGGCCGATCCGCTCGAGAGCGGCGCCGATGTGGTCGCGGAAGCCGAGCTCCAGCGGTTCGTTCTCGACCCGGATGATGCACTTGTCGTACAGCCCCAGGAGCATGTCGAACGTGACCCCGGTGGGATCCGCGATCTCCTCGGCGATGCGGTTGAACGCCGACCCGGCGGCGTCGCGGAAGAAATCGGAGCGCTTGGGCGGATTCGGATCGGCGAACCGCTCCTCCTCCTCCCGCTCGATGCGCTCGAACATCGTGGCGATGGCGTCCTTCAGAGGCCTGCGCAGGCCGTTCTCGTGCGATCGATCGATCTCTTCGTCGATCAGCTCACGCAGGCGCCGGAGCTGGTGCAGGGTTTGCTCCAGCTTGAACGCCCGGCGCAGGCGCTCGAGCATCGCGTCGTCGACCCGGCCCGCCACCTCGCGCCGCAGCAGATTGAACCGGGCGGTGACGTACGCCTCGCTGCGGGCCACGGCAGCGGCCAGATCGTAGTTCGAGCGCGAGTTGGTGATGCCGCGGCCGAGCACGC
This genomic window contains:
- the bcrD gene encoding benzoyl-CoA reductase subunit D, with protein sequence MEITAGIDVGSGAVKAVVMRTSETEQELLAKASARIRKRDPAVVTREVFDAAVAASGEKKIHYIATTGEGHDTPFATGHFYGMTTHARGALYLEPRARAVLDVGALHTRAVAMDERGRVIGYKMTSQCASGSGQFLENIARYLGVSQSEVGPLSLSARKPEKVSSICAVLAETDVINMVSRGISTADILRGIHESMAGRMARLIQALGVQGVVFVSGGLASDEGLIAALRDALEEGAKKRKQKAPEVATHPLSIYAGAIGAAIWGGFRYRKLGREDVAYLAEAV
- the bcrA gene encoding benzoyl-CoA reductase subunit A codes for the protein MRCVIGIDLGSTTTKAVILDEERRVLGRGITNSRSNYDLAAAVARSEAYVTARFNLLRREVAGRVDDAMLERLRRAFKLEQTLHQLRRLRELIDEEIDRSHENGLRRPLKDAIATMFERIEREEEERFADPNPPKRSDFFRDAAGSAFNRIAEEIADPTGVTFDMLLGLYDKCIIRVENEPLELGFRDHIGAALERIGRPPEIAGAVDRVARVELEEAASVGTGYGRARLPFPKEQIRSEILCHGLGAHAMFPGTRTVLDIGGQDTKAIQVDENGIVTSFQMNDRCAAGCGRYLGYIADEMNIGLHELGPLASKCHRCVKINSTCTVFAGAELRERLSLGERREDILAGLHRAIVVRAMSLLARSGGVFNEFTFTGGVAKNEAAVRALRELVHENYGDISMNVSPDSIYTGAYGAALFAHEVAN